The following are from one region of the Actinoplanes sp. L3-i22 genome:
- a CDS encoding SRPBCC family protein — protein MELGTIEREIYVDATPEVVFEVVSSAEHLKGWWPDDADYAAVAGASGTISFGKGDAEAQVEQFTVVDAQPPRMFSFRWTHPAGETATAGNSLLVTFDLTPSGGGTTLRMTETGFRERGWSQAVLEECYRDHVTGWDHFIPRLAPYVATLQVQP, from the coding sequence ATGGAACTCGGAACCATCGAGCGCGAGATCTACGTCGACGCCACCCCCGAGGTCGTCTTCGAGGTGGTCAGCAGCGCGGAGCACCTCAAGGGCTGGTGGCCCGACGACGCCGACTACGCGGCCGTCGCCGGCGCCAGCGGGACGATCAGCTTCGGGAAGGGCGACGCCGAGGCGCAGGTCGAGCAGTTCACCGTCGTCGACGCCCAGCCGCCGCGGATGTTCTCGTTCCGCTGGACGCACCCGGCCGGCGAGACCGCGACCGCGGGGAACTCACTGCTGGTCACGTTCGACCTCACCCCGTCCGGCGGCGGCACGACGCTGCGGATGACCGAGACCGGGTTCCGCGAGCGGGGCTGGTCGCAGGCCGTGCTGGAGGAGTGCTACCGGGACCACGTGACCGGTTGGGATCACTTCATCCCGCGGCTCGCGCCCTACGTCGCCACCCTCCAGGTCCAGCCGTGA
- a CDS encoding metalloregulator ArsR/SmtB family transcription factor, translated as MTTAVVDDDLWSAIGDPTRRRMLDLLLTEGGGTASTLSRQMTVTRQAVAKHLTVLDRVGLVRGRPAGRERRYQVDEAQLARAVAQLAAVGAAWDARLQRIKRIAEAIQQTRNT; from the coding sequence GTGACCACGGCCGTCGTCGACGACGATCTCTGGTCGGCGATCGGCGACCCGACCCGGCGGCGGATGCTGGACCTGCTGCTCACCGAGGGCGGCGGCACGGCCAGCACGCTGAGCCGGCAGATGACCGTGACCCGCCAGGCGGTCGCCAAGCACCTGACCGTGCTCGACCGGGTCGGGCTGGTCCGTGGCCGCCCGGCCGGCCGGGAGCGCCGCTACCAGGTCGACGAGGCGCAACTCGCCCGCGCGGTCGCCCAGCTCGCCGCGGTCGGCGCCGCCTGGGACGCCCGCCTGCAGCGCATCAAGCGCATCGCCGAGGCGATTCAACAAACCAGAAACACCTGA
- a CDS encoding VOC family protein — translation MTLEIAREVQFTFDAADPAALSAFWAEALGYQVQSPPDGFDSWEQALAAWGVPEDKWNSASAVVDPKGTGPRLFFQQVPEGKTGKNRVHLDVRAAPGLTGDERMAALEAEAERLVGHGATRLERHEPVPPNAGHIVMADPEGNEFCLD, via the coding sequence ATGACTCTTGAGATCGCACGCGAGGTCCAGTTCACCTTCGACGCCGCCGACCCGGCCGCGCTGTCCGCGTTCTGGGCCGAGGCGCTGGGCTATCAGGTGCAGTCGCCGCCGGACGGGTTCGACTCGTGGGAGCAGGCCCTCGCGGCGTGGGGTGTGCCGGAGGACAAATGGAACAGCGCGTCGGCCGTGGTCGACCCGAAGGGGACCGGGCCGCGGCTGTTCTTCCAGCAGGTGCCGGAGGGCAAGACCGGCAAGAACCGGGTGCACCTCGACGTACGGGCGGCGCCCGGGCTGACCGGCGACGAGCGGATGGCGGCGCTGGAGGCCGAGGCGGAGCGCCTGGTCGGGCACGGCGCGACCCGGCTCGAACGCCACGAGCCGGTGCCGCCGAACGCCGGGCACATCGTGATGGCCGACCCGGAGGGCAACGAGTTCTGCCTGGACTGA
- a CDS encoding DUF2461 domain-containing protein — MTFRGWPVEALEFYEGLSADNSKTYWTRHLPFYEEQVRGPMLELLAALEPEFGPGKVFRPYRDVRFSKDKTPYKTHLGAWLEGGGYLQLSADGLAAGSGYYQMDSGQLDRYRTAVANDVSGTVLLGLIADAEKAGITVTGRDTLKTAPRGYPKDHPRIELLRHKGLITWREWPPAAWLGTAAAKTRVVDFLRAGLPLRHWLDDQVGPPLAAE, encoded by the coding sequence GTGACGTTCCGCGGTTGGCCGGTCGAGGCGCTGGAGTTCTACGAGGGGCTCAGCGCCGACAACTCGAAGACGTACTGGACCAGGCACCTCCCGTTCTACGAGGAGCAGGTGCGCGGGCCGATGCTGGAGCTGCTCGCCGCGCTCGAGCCGGAGTTCGGGCCGGGGAAGGTCTTCCGGCCGTACCGGGACGTGCGGTTCAGCAAGGACAAGACGCCGTACAAGACGCACCTCGGGGCGTGGCTGGAGGGCGGCGGCTATCTGCAGCTGTCGGCGGACGGGCTGGCCGCCGGGTCGGGGTACTACCAGATGGACTCCGGTCAGCTGGACCGCTACCGGACGGCGGTCGCCAACGACGTCAGCGGCACGGTGCTGCTCGGGCTCATCGCGGACGCCGAGAAAGCCGGGATCACCGTGACCGGGCGGGACACGTTGAAGACCGCGCCGCGCGGCTACCCGAAGGACCATCCGCGGATCGAGCTGCTCCGGCACAAGGGCCTGATCACCTGGCGGGAGTGGCCGCCGGCGGCCTGGCTGGGCACGGCCGCGGCGAAGACCCGGGTGGTCGACTTCCTGCGCGCCGGCCTGCCGCTGCGGCACTGGCTCGACGACCAGGTCGGCCCGCCGCTCGCCGCGGAGTAG
- a CDS encoding LLM class flavin-dependent oxidoreductase, producing MIGDPSEFLWYIPNEDRPGHRGDDVVAGHNSLDALVSQAQAVEAHGWGGALIGTGWGRPDTFTVATALAARTTTFRPLIAARPGYWRPAHFASAAATLQHLSGGRVLINIVSGKDNLAAYGDEEGDQIQRYGRTREFLRIVRRLWAEENVTYQGEHFRVTDSTVVPRLSRPPRLYFGGASEAAERVSAAEADVQLFWGETLDGVRERIERLKALEKELGREHPPLEFGLRITTVVRETTERAWADAEAKVAATSEGDQLLPLLRA from the coding sequence GTGATAGGCGATCCGAGCGAGTTCCTGTGGTACATCCCCAACGAGGACCGGCCCGGCCACCGCGGCGACGACGTGGTCGCCGGGCACAACAGCCTGGACGCGCTGGTCAGCCAGGCGCAGGCGGTCGAGGCGCACGGCTGGGGCGGCGCGCTGATCGGCACCGGGTGGGGCCGGCCGGACACGTTCACGGTGGCGACCGCCCTGGCCGCGCGGACGACGACGTTCCGGCCGTTGATCGCGGCCCGGCCCGGTTACTGGCGGCCGGCGCACTTCGCCTCGGCCGCCGCGACGCTGCAGCACCTGAGCGGCGGGCGGGTGCTGATCAACATCGTGTCCGGGAAGGACAACCTCGCCGCCTACGGCGACGAGGAGGGCGATCAGATCCAGCGGTACGGCCGGACGCGCGAGTTCCTGCGGATCGTGCGCCGGTTGTGGGCCGAGGAGAACGTCACCTACCAGGGGGAACACTTCCGGGTCACCGATTCGACCGTGGTGCCGCGGTTGAGCCGGCCGCCGCGGCTGTACTTCGGCGGCGCGTCCGAGGCCGCCGAGCGGGTGTCCGCGGCCGAGGCGGACGTGCAGCTGTTCTGGGGCGAGACGCTCGACGGCGTACGGGAAAGGATCGAAAGGTTGAAAGCTCTGGAAAAGGAGCTGGGGCGGGAGCATCCGCCGCTGGAGTTCGGTCTGCGGATCACCACGGTGGTGCGCGAGACGACCGAGCGGGCCTGGGCGGACGCCGAGGCGAAGGTCGCCGCGACGTCCGAGGGTGATCAGTTGTTGCCGCTGCTCAGAGCGTGA
- a CDS encoding methyl-accepting chemotaxis protein, translated as MRISDINVGKRLGASFFVLTALIGASAGVGWWGMRQQVSAEEELATLEQVRDDIGAIKYDAADVTGWQGLVVADAGAFGYAYATGPDGYNREGELKSKDTIYTDLAATRTGAMTAAERAKFAQLKPAWDDFFTWDAKVMQWLSTDTRAGRATAMTSINGGEAGASYGKILDLTASLDASVDQRAEALRAEVEKVRTTALRMLVLALILATALAITMGIWVTRSVTGPLAKVVAALKRLADHDLTVRVGLNRRDELGSLSDAVDRTAASLRETVAAIAGHAETVSAASGELSEVSTRIAAASAEVDAQATAVADSAGHVSGNVRTLQAGSSEMTLAIDEIARNAGEAAQVAGEAVGAVEQTNRTVGKLGASSAEIGKVVAMITAIAEQTNLLALNATIEAARAGDLGKGFAVVAGEVKELSQETARATTEIGRLVQAIQSDSSEAAGAIGRIGDVVNRISDFQTLIAAAVEEQTATTSEMGRNVAEVADSSTTIADSIAGVAGAVGTTTAVAGQAQQNAASLARTSGELRDLVTGFTL; from the coding sequence ATGCGGATCAGTGACATCAATGTCGGCAAGCGCCTCGGCGCCTCCTTTTTCGTGCTGACCGCCCTGATCGGCGCGTCCGCCGGGGTCGGCTGGTGGGGAATGCGCCAGCAGGTCTCCGCCGAGGAGGAGCTGGCGACCCTGGAGCAGGTCCGCGACGACATCGGGGCGATCAAGTACGACGCGGCCGACGTCACCGGCTGGCAGGGCCTGGTCGTGGCGGACGCCGGCGCCTTCGGGTACGCCTACGCCACCGGCCCGGACGGCTACAACCGCGAGGGCGAGCTGAAGTCGAAGGACACCATCTACACCGACCTGGCGGCCACCCGTACCGGCGCCATGACCGCGGCCGAGCGGGCGAAGTTCGCCCAGCTCAAGCCGGCCTGGGACGACTTCTTCACCTGGGACGCCAAGGTCATGCAGTGGCTGTCCACGGACACCCGGGCCGGTCGCGCCACGGCGATGACCAGTATCAACGGTGGGGAGGCCGGGGCCTCGTACGGGAAGATCCTGGATCTGACCGCAAGCCTCGACGCCTCGGTCGACCAGCGTGCCGAGGCGCTCCGCGCCGAGGTGGAGAAGGTCCGCACCACGGCGCTGCGGATGCTCGTGCTGGCGTTGATCCTGGCCACCGCGCTGGCGATCACGATGGGGATCTGGGTGACCCGCTCGGTGACCGGCCCGCTGGCGAAGGTGGTCGCCGCGCTCAAGCGGCTCGCCGACCACGACCTGACCGTGCGGGTCGGCCTGAACCGCCGCGACGAGCTGGGCAGCCTCAGCGACGCGGTGGACCGGACCGCCGCGTCGCTGCGCGAGACGGTGGCCGCGATCGCCGGGCACGCCGAGACGGTCTCCGCGGCCTCCGGCGAGCTCTCCGAGGTGTCCACCCGGATCGCCGCGGCCAGCGCCGAGGTCGACGCCCAGGCCACCGCGGTCGCCGACTCGGCCGGGCACGTCTCCGGCAACGTGCGGACCCTGCAGGCCGGCAGCTCCGAGATGACCCTGGCGATCGACGAGATCGCCCGCAACGCCGGCGAGGCCGCGCAGGTGGCCGGCGAGGCGGTCGGCGCGGTCGAGCAGACCAACCGCACGGTCGGCAAGCTGGGCGCGTCGTCCGCCGAGATCGGCAAGGTGGTCGCCATGATCACGGCGATCGCCGAGCAGACCAACCTGCTCGCGCTGAACGCGACGATCGAGGCCGCCCGCGCCGGTGACCTGGGCAAGGGCTTCGCGGTGGTGGCCGGCGAGGTCAAGGAGCTCTCGCAGGAGACGGCACGGGCCACCACCGAGATCGGCCGGCTGGTCCAGGCCATCCAGTCCGACTCGTCCGAGGCGGCCGGCGCGATCGGCCGGATCGGCGACGTGGTCAACCGGATCAGCGACTTCCAGACGCTGATCGCGGCGGCCGTCGAGGAGCAGACCGCCACCACCAGCGAGATGGGCCGCAACGTGGCCGAGGTCGCGGACAGCAGCACCACCATCGCCGACAGCATCGCCGGGGTGGCCGGCGCGGTCGGCACCACGACGGCGGTGGCCGGACAGGCTCAGCAGAACGCCGCGAGCCTGGCCCGGACCAGCGGCGAGCTGCGCGACCTGGTCACCGGTTTCACGCTCTGA
- a CDS encoding LLM class flavin-dependent oxidoreductase, with the protein MRGVPVLLALSVGGPGLHSLADAGEIVAAAEEAGVAAIRLADRSPNGTALDPAVVAAYLAGRHAGIGYLPVLPTTGNPPLTAARRTLSLDTATGGRSGAVLRPGDSVPRWIEYARVLTRLWESFPGDDRPDGPVLVADLGVLGVATVAPLADIVVVDLGQAGGADADLSQALRLAGRERGEVALLGRVTVAKGEVVPGFATRLRSWVDEHLLDGVELVAEGGVDDVVKVLRALTPRPVGRTLREAFELRPAVALAG; encoded by the coding sequence ATGCGTGGTGTTCCCGTCCTGCTCGCCCTGTCCGTCGGCGGGCCCGGCCTGCACTCCCTGGCCGACGCGGGGGAGATCGTGGCCGCCGCGGAGGAGGCCGGGGTCGCCGCGATCCGGCTCGCCGACCGGTCGCCGAACGGGACCGCGCTCGACCCGGCGGTCGTCGCCGCCTACCTGGCCGGCCGGCACGCCGGGATCGGATACCTGCCGGTGCTGCCGACCACCGGGAACCCGCCGCTGACCGCGGCCCGGCGGACGCTGTCGCTGGACACCGCCACCGGCGGGCGCTCCGGGGCGGTGCTGCGGCCGGGCGACTCGGTGCCCCGCTGGATCGAGTACGCCCGGGTGCTCACCCGGCTGTGGGAGTCGTTCCCCGGCGACGACCGCCCGGACGGGCCGGTGCTCGTGGCCGACCTCGGGGTGCTCGGGGTGGCGACGGTCGCGCCGCTGGCCGACATCGTCGTGGTCGACCTGGGGCAGGCCGGCGGGGCGGACGCGGACCTGAGCCAGGCCCTGCGGCTCGCCGGGCGGGAGCGCGGGGAGGTGGCGCTGCTCGGCCGGGTCACGGTGGCCAAGGGTGAGGTGGTGCCGGGCTTCGCGACCCGGCTGCGGTCCTGGGTCGACGAGCACCTGCTCGACGGGGTGGAGCTGGTGGCCGAGGGCGGGGTGGACGACGTGGTCAAGGTGCTGCGGGCGCTGACCCCCCGGCCGGTGGGCCGGACGCTGCGCGAGGCCTTCGAGCTGCGCCCGGCGGTCGCCCTCGCCGGCTGA
- a CDS encoding cupin domain-containing protein, translated as MADEDPFHRRLHHVAGGSLSADTAQTTGMRRVEAISGATVGSRNLWMGETHVAASTSSGNHHHGASETAIYVVSGHPSFVFLDEEHGETRVDTKPGDYIYVPPWVPHREENPDPANEAVVVISRTTQEAIVVNLPDLKWVGPVGHAES; from the coding sequence ATGGCAGACGAAGACCCGTTCCACCGCCGGCTGCACCACGTCGCGGGCGGCTCCCTGAGCGCGGACACCGCGCAGACCACCGGCATGCGCCGCGTCGAGGCGATCAGCGGCGCCACCGTCGGCAGCCGGAACCTGTGGATGGGCGAGACCCACGTCGCCGCGTCCACCTCCTCCGGCAACCACCACCACGGCGCGTCGGAGACCGCGATCTACGTGGTCAGCGGCCACCCGTCGTTCGTCTTCCTGGACGAGGAGCACGGCGAGACCCGGGTCGACACCAAGCCCGGCGACTACATCTACGTCCCGCCGTGGGTCCCGCACCGCGAGGAGAACCCGGACCCGGCGAACGAGGCCGTGGTGGTCATCTCCCGCACCACCCAGGAGGCCATCGTCGTCAACCTCCCGGACCTCAAGTGGGTCGGCCCGGTCGGCCACGCGGAGTCCTGA
- a CDS encoding LysR substrate-binding domain-containing protein, whose product MSRFLDIAPLRSLVAVADCGGFQRAATALHLSQGAVSQHVRRLETTLGRTLVERDGRGSRFTADGEALLLHARRLLAVHDETLHAFGATAERVLLIGSTEHAAAQLLPDLAGALTGTFPDARIRFRIDRGSQLRTDLQDGRIDLALLLGPAEDESARTVGELHLTWYSAPQWTPPASGRPIPLVAFDAPCALRTRALETLAAHGLAADVDCEAAHLAGVQAAVRAGLGVGLMATQGQRPDGLVERDDLPAPRPIALSVQPRRGLPPDLVTGTAAALHKVLLDR is encoded by the coding sequence ATGAGTCGTTTTCTCGACATCGCACCGCTGCGCAGCCTGGTCGCGGTCGCCGACTGCGGCGGCTTCCAACGGGCCGCGACCGCCCTGCACCTGAGCCAGGGCGCGGTCAGTCAGCACGTGCGCCGGCTGGAGACGACCCTCGGCCGCACCCTGGTCGAACGCGACGGCCGCGGCTCCCGCTTCACCGCCGACGGCGAGGCGCTGCTCCTGCACGCGCGCCGGCTGCTCGCGGTGCACGACGAGACGCTGCACGCGTTCGGCGCCACCGCGGAACGCGTGCTGCTGATCGGTTCCACCGAGCACGCCGCCGCCCAGCTGCTGCCCGACCTGGCCGGCGCGCTGACCGGCACGTTCCCGGACGCGCGCATCCGGTTCCGGATCGACCGCGGCAGCCAGCTGCGCACCGACCTGCAGGACGGGCGGATCGACCTGGCCCTGCTGCTCGGCCCGGCCGAGGACGAGAGCGCGCGGACCGTCGGCGAGCTGCACCTGACCTGGTATTCGGCGCCACAGTGGACGCCCCCGGCGAGCGGCCGGCCGATCCCGCTGGTCGCCTTCGACGCGCCCTGCGCGCTGCGCACCCGGGCCCTGGAGACGCTCGCCGCGCACGGGCTGGCCGCCGACGTCGACTGCGAGGCCGCGCACCTGGCCGGGGTGCAGGCCGCGGTCCGGGCCGGGCTCGGCGTCGGCCTGATGGCGACCCAGGGCCAGCGCCCGGACGGCCTGGTCGAGCGGGACGACCTGCCGGCGCCGCGGCCGATCGCGCTCTCCGTGCAGCCGCGCCGCGGCCTGCCGCCGGACCTGGTCACCGGCACCGCGGCGGCCCTGCACAAAGTCCTACTGGATCGATAG